A stretch of Paracoccus sp. MA DNA encodes these proteins:
- a CDS encoding histidine phosphatase family protein yields the protein MTPLGHCRLILTRHAKSSWDDPAQPDHDRPLNARGRRSARELGDWLASRGYEPEEVLCSTAERTRETWAGIAMAPLEVRPHIRYEPGLYHAAPEKMLEILRSASAPTVMMIGHNPGIAEFAAMLPARAPLDPDFRRYPTAATLVVDFQIDDWSELGPAQGSVLDFVRMDGRA from the coding sequence ATGACCCCTCTCGGACACTGCCGTCTGATCCTGACCCGTCATGCCAAATCGTCCTGGGACGATCCGGCGCAACCGGATCACGACCGCCCGCTGAACGCCCGCGGCCGCCGCTCGGCGCGCGAGCTGGGCGACTGGCTGGCCAGCCGGGGCTACGAGCCCGAGGAAGTGCTGTGCTCGACCGCCGAACGCACGCGCGAGACCTGGGCCGGCATCGCCATGGCGCCCCTGGAGGTGCGGCCGCATATCCGTTACGAGCCGGGCCTTTACCACGCCGCGCCGGAAAAGATGCTGGAGATCCTGCGCAGCGCCTCGGCGCCGACGGTGATGATGATCGGGCACAATCCCGGCATCGCCGAATTCGCCGCCATGCTGCCGGCGCGCGCCCCGCTGGACCCGGATTTCCGCCGCTATCCGACCGCGGCGACGCTGGTGGTCGATTTCCAGATCGACGACTGGTCCGAGCTGGGCCCGGCGCAGGGCAGCGTGCTGGACTTCGTGCGCATGGACGGGCGCGCCTAG
- a CDS encoding metallopeptidase family protein, translating into MLDWKDAEAPDAAMIEELAREAIAGLPPEFAGPAAQVVLRIEDFASEEFLDELEIDDPLELTGLYDGVPMTEKSASEPQHFPDTVWLFRRAILDEWASRGDVTLGALVAHVVVHEFAHHFGWSDDDIAAIDRWWE; encoded by the coding sequence ATGCTTGACTGGAAAGACGCCGAGGCCCCCGACGCGGCCATGATCGAGGAACTGGCGCGCGAGGCCATCGCCGGGCTGCCGCCGGAATTCGCCGGACCCGCCGCGCAGGTCGTGCTGCGCATCGAGGATTTCGCCAGCGAGGAATTCCTCGACGAGCTGGAGATCGACGACCCGCTGGAACTGACCGGGCTTTACGACGGCGTGCCGATGACCGAGAAATCCGCCAGCGAGCCCCAGCATTTCCCCGACACGGTCTGGCTGTTCCGCCGCGCCATCCTGGACGAATGGGCCTCGCGCGGGGACGTGACGCTGGGCGCGCTAGTCGCGCATGTCGTGGTCCATGAATTCGCCCATCATTTCGGCTGGTCCGACGACGATATCGCCGCCATAGACCGGTGGTGGGAATGA
- the tig gene encoding trigger factor, with amino-acid sequence MQVKETQNEGLKRGYEFTLPAADLAAQVDAKLKEAQPEIEMKGFRKGKVPMALLKKQFGQRVMGDAMQEAIDKALRDHLEKSGDRPAVQPKIEMVNGETWKEGDDVVVTVNYEALPAIPEADLSGVELERLVVEASEEQVNEALENLAKNAQSFEDRKKGSKAKEGDQIVIDFKGMVDGEAFEGGTAEDYPLVLGSKSFIPGFEDQLVGAKAGDEIKVEVKFPEDYGHPALAGKDAVFETTVKAVKAPKPAELDDELAKKFGAESLEALKGQIRERLEAEYKGASRQVLKRALLDKLDALVQFDLPESLVEAEAHQIAHQLWHEDHPEEHGHDHGEIEPTDEHKKLAERRVRLGLLLAEIGQKAEITVSDQEMTQAVLRQARQFPGQERAFFEFIQQNPQAQQQLRAPIFEDKVVDHIVEGAKVSEKPVTKEELEKAIEALDQA; translated from the coding sequence ATGCAGGTCAAGGAAACCCAGAACGAAGGGCTGAAGCGGGGCTATGAATTCACCCTGCCCGCGGCCGATCTGGCGGCGCAGGTGGATGCGAAGCTGAAAGAGGCCCAGCCCGAGATCGAGATGAAGGGCTTCCGCAAGGGCAAGGTGCCGATGGCGCTGCTGAAGAAGCAGTTCGGCCAGCGCGTCATGGGCGATGCCATGCAGGAGGCCATCGACAAGGCGCTGCGCGATCACCTGGAGAAATCCGGCGACCGCCCCGCCGTGCAGCCGAAGATCGAGATGGTCAACGGCGAGACCTGGAAAGAGGGCGACGATGTCGTCGTCACCGTGAATTACGAGGCCCTGCCGGCCATCCCCGAGGCCGACCTGTCGGGCGTCGAGCTTGAGCGGCTGGTGGTCGAGGCCAGCGAGGAGCAGGTGAACGAGGCGCTGGAGAACCTGGCCAAGAACGCCCAGTCATTCGAGGACCGCAAGAAGGGCAGCAAGGCCAAGGAAGGCGATCAGATCGTGATCGACTTCAAGGGCATGGTTGATGGCGAGGCCTTCGAGGGCGGCACCGCCGAGGACTATCCGCTGGTGCTGGGCTCGAAAAGCTTCATCCCGGGTTTCGAAGACCAGCTGGTCGGTGCCAAGGCCGGCGACGAGATCAAGGTCGAGGTGAAGTTCCCCGAGGATTACGGCCATCCGGCCCTGGCCGGCAAGGACGCCGTCTTCGAGACCACCGTCAAGGCGGTGAAGGCGCCGAAGCCCGCCGAGCTTGACGACGAGCTGGCGAAGAAATTCGGGGCCGAGAGCCTCGAGGCGCTAAAGGGCCAGATCCGCGAGCGGCTGGAGGCGGAATACAAGGGCGCCTCGCGTCAGGTGCTGAAGCGGGCGCTGCTGGACAAGCTGGACGCTCTGGTCCAGTTCGACCTGCCCGAATCGCTGGTCGAGGCCGAGGCGCATCAGATCGCGCACCAGCTTTGGCACGAGGATCACCCGGAAGAGCATGGCCATGACCATGGCGAGATCGAACCGACGGACGAGCACAAGAAGCTTGCCGAGCGCCGCGTCCGCCTGGGCCTGCTGCTGGCCGAGATCGGCCAGAAGGCCGAGATCACCGTCTCGGATCAGGAAATGACCCAGGCCGTGCTGCGCCAGGCCCGCCAGTTCCCGGGCCAGGAGCGCGCCTTCTTCGAGTTCATCCAGCAGAATCCGCAGGCCCAGCAGCAGCTGCGCGCGCCGATCTTCGAGGACAAGGTCGTGGACCATATCGTCGAGGGCGCCAAGGTTTCGGAAAAGCCGGTGACCAAGGAAGAGCTGGAAAAGGCCATCGAGGCGCTGGATCAAGCCTGA
- a CDS encoding 1-phosphofructokinase family hexose kinase, which produces MEQAPILTITLNPALDVTTAAERVVPDIKLRCAAPRFDPGGGGINVSRAIRAMGGDSTALVALGGATGQRIAGLLEETGVPLVTLPAPGETRQSLTVDDRTIRQQYRFVMPGPEWSEADVEAALEAAAGAAEPGALVVLSGSNPPGVPAGFAALLAERLRGSGARLIVDTSGKALAEVAAASDRRVEILRMDDEEAEGLAGRPLPYRADTADFAASLVASGAAHGVIVARGRDGNIIATDKGIWHAEAARVQVVSKVGAGDSFLAGFTLGHARGWPVCDALGLAAAAASATVLTPATELCRGEDVERLFAARVVTQMRGGTAA; this is translated from the coding sequence ATGGAGCAGGCGCCGATCCTCACCATCACCCTGAACCCCGCCCTTGACGTCACCACCGCCGCCGAACGCGTGGTGCCCGACATCAAGCTGCGCTGCGCGGCGCCGCGTTTCGATCCGGGCGGCGGCGGCATCAATGTCAGCCGGGCGATCCGCGCCATGGGCGGCGACAGCACCGCGCTGGTCGCGCTTGGCGGCGCCACCGGCCAGCGCATCGCCGGGCTGCTGGAGGAAACCGGCGTCCCGCTTGTCACCCTGCCCGCCCCGGGCGAGACGCGGCAGTCCCTGACCGTGGACGACCGCACCATCCGCCAGCAATACCGCTTCGTCATGCCCGGCCCGGAATGGTCCGAAGCCGATGTCGAGGCCGCGCTGGAGGCCGCCGCCGGCGCCGCCGAGCCCGGCGCGCTGGTGGTGCTGTCGGGCTCGAACCCGCCGGGCGTGCCGGCGGGCTTTGCCGCCCTGCTGGCCGAGCGGCTGCGCGGCAGCGGCGCACGGCTGATTGTCGACACCTCGGGCAAGGCGCTGGCCGAGGTCGCCGCCGCCAGCGACCGAAGGGTCGAGATCCTGCGCATGGACGACGAGGAGGCCGAGGGACTCGCCGGCCGGCCCCTGCCCTATCGCGCCGACACCGCCGATTTCGCGGCCAGCCTGGTCGCCTCGGGCGCCGCGCATGGGGTGATCGTGGCACGCGGCCGCGACGGCAACATCATCGCCACCGACAAGGGCATCTGGCATGCCGAGGCGGCGCGGGTGCAGGTGGTCAGCAAGGTCGGCGCAGGCGACAGTTTCCTGGCCGGCTTCACGCTGGGCCATGCCCGCGGCTGGCCGGTCTGCGACGCGCTGGGGCTGGCGGCGGCCGCCGCCTCGGCCACGGTGCTGACGCCGGCGACCGAACTCTGCCGGGGCGAGGATGTCGAGCGGCTGTTCGCCGCCCGCGTGGTGACGCAAATGCGCGGCGGCACGGCCGCCTGA
- the yihA gene encoding ribosome biogenesis GTP-binding protein YihA/YsxC, translated as MKVAFPVAPEPDPDTAEAARKLFAGPVDFLKGVVAMDGLPPADRPEVCFAGRSNVGKSSLINALTGRNGLARASNTPGRTQEINYFTLGEQAYLVDLPGYGFAKAPVAVVAKWQALLKNYLAGRPTLRRAFTLIDSRHGVKDVDHEIMKLLDRSAVPFQVVLTKGDKIGREAMEATVAQVQEALQKHPAAYPELVITSSDKGQGIATLRAIIAGVD; from the coding sequence ATGAAGGTCGCCTTTCCCGTCGCCCCCGAGCCCGATCCCGACACCGCCGAGGCGGCACGCAAGCTGTTCGCCGGTCCGGTCGATTTCCTCAAGGGCGTGGTCGCCATGGATGGGCTGCCGCCCGCCGACCGGCCCGAGGTCTGCTTCGCCGGCCGCTCGAATGTTGGCAAGTCCAGCCTGATCAACGCCCTGACCGGCCGGAATGGGCTCGCACGCGCCTCGAATACCCCGGGCCGCACGCAGGAGATCAATTATTTCACCCTGGGCGAGCAGGCCTATCTGGTCGACCTGCCGGGCTATGGCTTCGCCAAGGCGCCGGTGGCGGTGGTGGCGAAATGGCAGGCGCTGCTGAAGAACTATCTCGCCGGCCGGCCGACGCTGCGCCGCGCCTTCACGCTGATCGATTCGCGCCATGGCGTGAAGGACGTCGATCACGAGATCATGAAGCTGCTCGACCGCTCTGCCGTGCCCTTCCAGGTGGTGCTGACCAAGGGCGACAAGATCGGCAGAGAGGCGATGGAGGCCACCGTCGCGCAGGTGCAGGAGGCGTTGCAGAAGCATCCCGCCGCCTATCCCGAGCTTGTGATCACAAGCTCGGACAAGGGCCAGGGCATCGCCACGCTGCGCGCCATCATCGCCGGTGTGGACTGA
- the gltX gene encoding glutamate--tRNA ligase, which produces MTTTRFAPSPTGHIHVGNLRTALMNYLIARKAGGTFILRLDDTDRERSKQEYADGIQRDLEWLGLQWDRIERQSDRLDRYAEAAQGLRQAGRLYEVFETPTELDLKRKKQLNMGKPPVYDRAGLKLSAEDKDRLRAEGRDGYWRFLLDQERIEWPDGILGEISIDAASVSDPVLIRADGQVLYTFASSVDDAEMGVTHIVRGADHVTNTATQIQIIRALGSEPPAFAHHSLLTGAQGEELSKRLGTLSIKDLRESGVAPEALLSLMARLGSSQPVELRMSLDELAEGFELSQFGASPTKFDAEDLWPLTREANQARPFAEVRDRIAALGVPDELAERFWRVASQNMTRLDDLAGWWEIFSNGAEPQVDPEDADFIAEAMKLLPPPPYTDATWGEFTNAVKAATGRKGKGLFMPLRKALTGQAHGPDMSEVMPLLQVVRARG; this is translated from the coding sequence ATGACCACCACCCGTTTCGCCCCTTCGCCCACCGGCCACATCCATGTCGGCAACCTGCGCACGGCGCTGATGAACTATCTGATCGCGCGCAAGGCGGGCGGTACGTTCATCCTGCGGCTGGACGATACCGACCGCGAGCGGTCGAAGCAGGAATATGCCGACGGCATCCAGCGCGACCTGGAATGGCTGGGTCTGCAATGGGACCGGATCGAGCGGCAGTCGGACCGCCTGGACCGCTATGCCGAGGCGGCGCAGGGCCTGCGCCAGGCCGGCCGGCTCTACGAGGTGTTCGAGACCCCGACTGAGCTGGACCTGAAGCGCAAGAAGCAGCTCAACATGGGCAAGCCGCCGGTCTATGACCGCGCCGGGCTGAAGCTTTCGGCCGAGGACAAGGACCGGCTGCGCGCCGAGGGCCGCGACGGCTACTGGCGCTTCCTGCTGGACCAGGAGCGGATCGAGTGGCCGGACGGCATCCTGGGCGAGATCTCCATCGATGCGGCCTCGGTCTCGGATCCGGTGCTGATCCGCGCCGACGGGCAGGTGCTTTACACCTTCGCGAGTTCGGTCGATGACGCAGAGATGGGCGTGACCCATATCGTGCGCGGCGCCGACCATGTGACCAATACCGCGACGCAGATCCAGATCATCCGCGCGCTGGGGTCCGAGCCGCCGGCCTTTGCCCATCACAGCCTGCTGACCGGCGCGCAGGGCGAGGAGCTGTCGAAGCGCCTCGGCACGCTGTCCATCAAGGACCTGCGCGAAAGCGGCGTGGCCCCCGAGGCGCTGCTGTCGCTGATGGCGCGGCTGGGCTCGTCGCAGCCGGTCGAGCTGAGGATGTCGCTGGACGAGCTGGCCGAAGGGTTCGAGCTGAGCCAGTTCGGCGCCTCGCCCACCAAGTTCGACGCCGAGGACCTCTGGCCGCTGACGCGCGAAGCCAACCAGGCGCGTCCCTTCGCCGAGGTCAGGGATCGCATCGCCGCGCTTGGCGTGCCGGACGAGCTGGCCGAGCGGTTCTGGCGCGTCGCCTCGCAGAACATGACCAGGCTGGACGATCTGGCCGGCTGGTGGGAGATCTTCTCGAACGGCGCCGAGCCGCAGGTCGATCCCGAGGATGCCGATTTCATCGCCGAGGCGATGAAGCTCTTGCCGCCGCCGCCCTATACCGACGCGACCTGGGGCGAGTTTACCAATGCGGTGAAGGCGGCGACCGGCCGCAAGGGCAAGGGCCTGTTCATGCCGCTGCGCAAGGCCCTGACCGGCCAGGCGCATGGCCCGGACATGTCGGAGGTGATGCCGCTGCTGCAGGTGGTGCGCGCGCGCGGCTGA
- the rplI gene encoding 50S ribosomal protein L9 codes for MQVILLERVAKLGQMGEVVKVKDGFARNYLLPQGKALRASDANVKAFEERKAELAARNDESRAEAEKIAAKLDGQAFVIIRSASDAGALYGSVTPRDAADVANAEGFAIERRQVVLTAPIKELGLHEVRVHLHPEVDVTIKLNVARSAEEAELQASGKSIQELAAEEEAAAEFEIAELFDDIGSAGRDEDEAAN; via the coding sequence ATGCAAGTCATCCTGCTGGAACGTGTGGCCAAGCTGGGCCAGATGGGCGAGGTCGTGAAGGTCAAGGACGGTTTCGCGCGCAACTACCTCTTGCCGCAGGGCAAGGCGCTGCGCGCCTCGGACGCCAACGTCAAGGCCTTCGAAGAGCGCAAGGCCGAACTCGCCGCCCGCAACGACGAGAGCCGCGCCGAGGCCGAGAAGATCGCCGCGAAGCTCGACGGCCAGGCCTTCGTCATCATCCGCTCGGCTTCGGATGCCGGCGCGCTCTACGGCTCGGTCACCCCGCGTGACGCCGCGGATGTCGCCAATGCCGAAGGCTTCGCGATCGAGCGCCGTCAGGTCGTCCTGACCGCCCCGATCAAGGAGCTGGGCCTGCACGAGGTCCGCGTGCACCTGCACCCGGAAGTCGACGTGACCATCAAGCTGAACGTCGCCCGCTCGGCCGAAGAGGCCGAACTGCAGGCTTCGGGCAAGTCGATCCAGGAACTGGCCGCCGAAGAGGAAGCCGCCGCGGAATTCGAGATCGCCGAGCTCTTCGACGACATCGGCTCGGCCGGCCGCGACGAGGACGAAGCCGCGAACTGA
- the argB gene encoding acetylglutamate kinase: MNRDWIATARTLSEALPYMQRYSGAVVVVKFGGNAMGDDEAMAEFARDIVLMKQVGIHPVVCHGGGPMINDLLGKLGIESRFVRGKRVTTRETVEVVEMVLSGLVNKRIVQAINDAGGRAVGISGKDDDLMVCEPDDPELGFVGRPVEMNVQIIRDLYNAGLIPVIAPVATGMEDNETFNVNGDTAAGAIAGALRADRLLLLTDVSGVKDASGEVVTAMHPDQVRAMIADGTIAGGMIPKTETALKALEEGVRAVVILDGRVPNACLLELFTEHGAGSLIRSTEPRVKPRGLRQGDSGL, encoded by the coding sequence ATGAACCGTGACTGGATCGCCACCGCCCGCACTCTGTCCGAGGCCCTGCCTTACATGCAGCGCTATTCCGGCGCCGTGGTGGTGGTGAAGTTCGGCGGCAATGCCATGGGCGACGACGAGGCGATGGCCGAATTCGCCCGCGACATCGTGCTGATGAAGCAGGTCGGCATCCATCCGGTCGTCTGCCATGGCGGCGGCCCGATGATCAACGACCTGCTGGGCAAGCTGGGCATCGAAAGCCGTTTCGTGCGCGGCAAGCGCGTCACCACCCGCGAGACGGTCGAGGTGGTCGAGATGGTGCTGTCCGGCCTGGTCAACAAGCGGATCGTGCAGGCGATCAACGACGCCGGCGGCCGCGCGGTCGGCATTTCCGGCAAGGATGACGACCTGATGGTCTGCGAGCCGGACGACCCGGAGCTGGGCTTCGTCGGCCGCCCGGTCGAGATGAACGTGCAGATCATCCGCGACCTCTACAATGCCGGGCTGATCCCGGTCATCGCCCCGGTGGCCACGGGCATGGAGGATAACGAGACCTTCAACGTCAACGGCGACACCGCCGCCGGTGCAATCGCCGGCGCGCTCCGGGCCGACCGGCTGCTGCTGCTGACCGATGTCTCGGGCGTCAAGGACGCTTCGGGCGAGGTGGTGACGGCGATGCATCCCGACCAGGTGCGGGCGATGATCGCCGACGGCACCATCGCCGGCGGCATGATCCCCAAGACCGAGACGGCGCTGAAGGCGCTGGAGGAGGGCGTGCGCGCCGTGGTGATCCTGGACGGGCGGGTGCCGAATGCCTGCCTGCTGGAGCTGTTCACCGAACATGGCGCCGGCTCGCTGATCCGCTCGACCGAGCCGCGGGTCAAGCCGCGCGGGTTGCGCCAGGGCGACAGCGGGCTGTAG